The Sulfurimonas sp. HSL3-2 genome segment GTCCAAGAAGTAGTGCAAGAGCACTCTGTGTTTTTACTTTGCTGGTCTCGATCGTCTGAACCAAAGTATTTGCCGAAGCTACCTGAGCTTTTGCCTGAGCGACTACAAGTTCATCGACGACTCCATGCTTTAACTGCATCTGCCTGTATTGCAGAGTCTCTTCATAGCTTTTTAGACTCTCTTTTGCGATGTTCAACTGCTCGTTGATCGATACAAGGTTAAAATAGTATGTAGCAACATCGACGATAAGAGAGATACGTAATGCCTCTTTATCCGCATCGGTTGCCAGCAAAGACGAAAAGTCTGCACTTCTTTGATTTCGTGCCCTGCCCCAGAAGTCCAGTTCATACGCAACAGATGCAGAGACACTGTAGTTGTTGTATATCCCGCCGAAATTACTAGGAAATGCATTTGAACTCTTTCTTTGACGTGCTGCAGATGCATCCAGATCAAGCCTAGGGTACATATCTGCTTCGCTGATGCCGTACTGTGCACGCGCTTTTTGTACATTTGCTACAGCCAGTTTCAGATCGTCATTGTTTTTCAGTGCTTCTTCGATCAAAACATTTAAGTTCTCATCATGAAAGTTCTTCCACCATGACATCTCTACCGTTGCATTCTTATCACTGTTTTTATCAAACGATGAAGGCACTTCGACTTTAGGAGTCTTCATATCTGGCGCCATAGAACAGCCCGAAACGGCCAAAGCCGCTGCTATTAAGAGCAATAATGTTTTAGTGCGCATCTACCTCTCCTTTATCAAAAAATCTCATCTTAAACCTCATTATCAGATAGTAAAACAGAGGTACGAAAAATATCCCGATCATCGTAAGGGCTATCATCCCGCCCACGACCGTAGTACCGATGATATGACGGCTGTTCGCGCCTGCACCTATACTAAGTGCCAAAGGCAGCGACCCCATGATGAATGCAAACGATGTCATGACGATCGGTCTAAAACGTATCTTCGCACCTTCTATCGTCGCTTCAAGAAGCGGATAGCCCTCTTTGAGTTTCTGCATAGCGAACTCTACCATCAAGATGGCATTTTTTGCCGAAAGCCCGACAAGCGTAATAAGACCGACCTGATAATAGATATCGGCCTCCATACCTCGTAACCAGAGTCCTAAAACAGCACCGAAAAATGCGAACGGGACGGCTAGTATGACCGCAAAAGGGATACTCCAGCTCTCATACAGCGCAGCAAGGATCAAAAATACGAACAGTATCGCATAGACAAACGCCAGATTACCGCTTTTTTCAAGTTTTTTCTCCTGGTACGATGTTCCTGCCCAGCTGATCGTATAACCTTCCGGCAGTACGGATCTTGCGACCTCTTCTATCGCTTTTAGTGCATCTCCGGAACTGTATCCCGGTTTTGCCATTCCCGATATGCTTGCCGCATCGAACATATTAAAACGCTGGATGACGCTTGGTCCCACAATGCGTTTGATGTCGACTATCGTACTGATAGGGATCAGACTTCCGCTCGATGACTTTACAAAGACGTTATCGTAACTGTTCAGCCCTTCACGGTAGGTAGTATCTGCCTGCAAATTCACATGGTATGTACGCCCGAACAGGTTGAAATCGTTTACATATGTATGACCGAATGTCGCCTGCAGCGTCATAAACACGTCAGCTACCGTCACGCCTAAAGCTTTTGCTTTTGCCTCATCCACTTTGACCATATACTGAGGCACATTTGTGTTAAGTGTCGTACGGACACCCATAAGTTCAGGACGCTGATTTGCTTTTTGCAAAATCTCTTGTATATAACCGTTTAGTTTACTTAGTTCACCGCCTGTACGGTCTTGCACATACATCTCAAAACCACCAGTCGTACTCATCCCGCGTATCGGCGGAGGAGTGACGGCAAATAAAAATGCTTCTTTGTTCTGCGAGAACTGCCCCATATATTTACCTGCTATTGCAGAAGCTGCAAGCTCAGGTGAACGGCGCTCGCTCCAGTCGGTCAAATGCACAAACGAGATCCCCGCATCCGTCTTGTACGCGAATGTCGTTATATCCAGACCGCTCAGACCTGCTGCTTTTGTCACTTGTTTATCTGCCAGAAGCTGATCGTTGACCTCATCGGTCACGGCTTGCGTCCTTTGCAGCGAAGCACCAGGCATCATATTTTGGATGACCATGATCACCCCTTGGTCTTCACCCGGAACAAGTCCGCTAGGAAGTCTTAACATCAATGTATATGCCACACCGATCATAGCTACGAACAGAAGCAGGTTTATGACCGCTAGTTTAATGACACGCTTGACACCGTTTGTGAAACTGACTGTCGCTCTATCGAACATCTCATGAAACTTACGGATCGGCCAAAACGGTGTCGGTTCTTCATGTTTTAAAAACAGTGCACACAGTGACGGTGTCAGTGTTAAAGCGACGATTCCAGAGATACTCACCGACATAACTATGGTGATGGCAAACTGCTGGTAAAGCTTACCGCTGAACCCGCCCATGAACGATGCAGGAATAAAGACGGCGGAGAGAACCAAGACGATGGCGATAACCGGACCCGTAATCTCGTTCATCGCTTTGATGGTAGCCTCTTTTACGCTCATATTCTTATTGTCACGCAGTATACGCTCCACGTTCTCTATAACGACGATGGCATCATCCACGACAAGCCCGATGGCAAGAGTGAGTCCAAACAGCGTCAGCAGGTTTATGGAAAAGCCTGCCGCATAAAACCCTGCAAACGTACCGATGATAGAGACCGGAATGGCAAGGACCGGAATGATCGTCGCTCTTACATTTCCTAAGAAAAGATAGATGATAAACACGACCAGTAAAATAGAAAGTCCAAGAGTAAATACGACCTCTTCTATAGACTGTTTTACAAACTCCGTAGGATCATACGGTACACTTACTTTTACATCTGAGGGAAAGCTTTTAGACAGCTCCTCCATCGTCTTATCAAGCGCTGCTGAGACTTCTAAAGCGTTTGCACCCGGTGCAAGGAAAACCCCGACAGGGATCATCGGCTCTTTATTGTATTTCGCTTTGAAGTAGTATGACTCAGAACCAAGCTCGACACGCGCCACATCTTTTAATTTTAAAGCTGAACCGTCGCTGTTTGATCTAAGAATGATGTTTGAGAACTCCTCGGCATTTTTCAGCCTTCCCTGCGCACGAACAGTGTATGTATAGACAGGATGATCGGCGATCGGTTCCTGCCCCAACTGACCTGCTGAGTACTGGTTGTTCTGACTTTTTATCGCGTTTACGACGTCAGTGACCGTCAGCTTATAGTTCGCAAGTCTGTCGGGATTGAGCCATACGCGGATAGAGTAATCCTGATTACCGAATATATACGCGTCTCCGACTCCCGGGATACGTTTGATATCATCAAGTACGTTGACTAGAACATAGTTTGAAAGATAGATCGTATCGTGCTTTTTTCCCTCAGAGGTAAAAGCAAGAACTTTTAGCATATCGGGTGAGCGTTTACGTACACTTATCCCCTGATCGCGGACAGACTGAGGAAGCTTGCTGATCGCCAGCTGTACACGGTTGTTTACATCCACATTTGCCTGGTCTGGATCTGTACCTATCTTAAAAAGTACGCTGATAGAAACCGTACCGCTGGGTGAAGCCGTCGATGTCATATATATCATGTTATCGACACCGTTTATCGCTTCTTCAAGAGGTGCAGCGACTGTCTTTGAAAGCGTCTGTGCATCAGCTCCGGGATATGTCGCAGATACGTTTATCTGAACAGGTACGACACTCGGATATGCCTGAACAGGCAGTGATTTTATGGAGATAAAACCTGCGATCAAGACTATGATGGAAAGAACCGCTGAAAATATCGGTCTGTTTATAAAAAATTTAGAAAACATCACTGTACCTATTTATTTATAGTTTTATCTATACTCACTGGTGCGCCCGGTTTGATGCGGAAAAAGTTGTTCACAACGACCACATCTTTAGGATTGACACCTTTGACTATAAAATTCTGATCTGCCGTATCCACGATCTTCACAGGTTTTACTGCGACTTTGCCGTCAACGACTACAAATACTACCGTTCCAAGAGGATTTTGCAAAACCGCTTTTTGAGGGACTGTGATAACCTGTTTTGAAACAACGCCTATGATCTTTATCGTAGCGAACTGCCCTGCGATCAGCTGTGCAGAGGCATTGTCAAAAACAGCGCGGGCTTTTAAAGTAGAGGTTGCCGCATCCACGTTTGTATCTATAAAGTCGACTTTTCCAAGTTCCGTATACGGTTTACCGTCGACTGTGAGCGAAGCTTTCAGACCCGCTCCCTGCATGTTTGACCAACTGCCGTTTTCAAGTTCATACTTTTGTTTGATCGCATTGATATCCGGGATAGAGAAATCCGCATAGATAGGATTTGTCTGCGTAATGCTTAAAAGCGCCGTTCCCTCTTTAACATAATCTCCTACATCCACAAGCTTCACGCCAGCGACTCCGTCGATCGTCGCTTTTACCTCTGTGTAGTTAAGGTCTACAGAGACTCTTTGAAGTTCTGCTTTTGCTACGTCCACACTCGCTTTTGCAGTCTGGTATGCATAGTATGCCGTGTCTTTATCCTGCTCACTGATCGCTTTGTCTTTGTAGAGTCCATCAGCACGGTCCCACTCTTTTTTCGCCTTTTGAAGTTTTGCATTTTCCAGATCAAGCGTCGCCTGCGCACTGTTAACCGCTGCTTGATAGATATCAGGTTCTATCTTATAAAGAAAATCACCCTTATGAACAGTCGCACCCTCCGTAAAATGTTTTTCCTCTAAGACACCGGCAACTCTAGAAGTTATCGTCACGTTTTTCACAGAACTAATACGAGCCGGATATTCTAAAGAGACAGGAGTGTCTGTTGCCTCTGGTACGACATAGACGTCAACTTTTGGTGCAGGCATAGCAGCAGGTTTAACATCTTGTGCCAGCAGTGAGCTTCCAAAGACCATCCCGCCGATCAACATCGTTTTTGATAAATATCTACTAAATAATTTCATCTATAGCTTCCTTTGCTTATATTCATATTTTGACTCTCTTTTAGAATAGTATCGAGAACTTTAAAAAAGGTCTCTACCTCTTCTTTACTTAATTTACTTTTTACAGTTTCATTGAATTTTTGTGATAACGGTATCGCTATCT includes the following:
- a CDS encoding efflux RND transporter periplasmic adaptor subunit, whose translation is MKLFSRYLSKTMLIGGMVFGSSLLAQDVKPAAMPAPKVDVYVVPEATDTPVSLEYPARISSVKNVTITSRVAGVLEEKHFTEGATVHKGDFLYKIEPDIYQAAVNSAQATLDLENAKLQKAKKEWDRADGLYKDKAISEQDKDTAYYAYQTAKASVDVAKAELQRVSVDLNYTEVKATIDGVAGVKLVDVGDYVKEGTALLSITQTNPIYADFSIPDINAIKQKYELENGSWSNMQGAGLKASLTVDGKPYTELGKVDFIDTNVDAATSTLKARAVFDNASAQLIAGQFATIKIIGVVSKQVITVPQKAVLQNPLGTVVFVVVDGKVAVKPVKIVDTADQNFIVKGVNPKDVVVVNNFFRIKPGAPVSIDKTINK
- a CDS encoding efflux transporter outer membrane subunit, with product MRTKTLLLLIAAALAVSGCSMAPDMKTPKVEVPSSFDKNSDKNATVEMSWWKNFHDENLNVLIEEALKNNDDLKLAVANVQKARAQYGISEADMYPRLDLDASAARQRKSSNAFPSNFGGIYNNYSVSASVAYELDFWGRARNQRSADFSSLLATDADKEALRISLIVDVATYYFNLVSINEQLNIAKESLKSYEETLQYRQMQLKHGVVDELVVAQAKAQVASANTLVQTIETSKVKTQSALALLLGRSPKEIFEKMVVSSKSLPQSIEIPAGLPATLLQNRPDIKAAEENIRAKTALIGVAKAAYFPSISLTGNYGYQSQNFDNLISGSSSVWGFGPSLNMPIFDFGRISAAVKVSKADQKTALISYDKVVKTAYKEVYDALGTIRVSKLKCDSVEQEVKANDQAYMLASKKFERGTASYLDVLLAQKALLSARLTNVSTNAQLLIDEVTLYKSLGGGWSRNYDNNVTKSDD
- a CDS encoding multidrug efflux RND transporter permease subunit — translated: MFSKFFINRPIFSAVLSIIVLIAGFISIKSLPVQAYPSVVPVQINVSATYPGADAQTLSKTVAAPLEEAINGVDNMIYMTSTASPSGTVSISVLFKIGTDPDQANVDVNNRVQLAISKLPQSVRDQGISVRKRSPDMLKVLAFTSEGKKHDTIYLSNYVLVNVLDDIKRIPGVGDAYIFGNQDYSIRVWLNPDRLANYKLTVTDVVNAIKSQNNQYSAGQLGQEPIADHPVYTYTVRAQGRLKNAEEFSNIILRSNSDGSALKLKDVARVELGSESYYFKAKYNKEPMIPVGVFLAPGANALEVSAALDKTMEELSKSFPSDVKVSVPYDPTEFVKQSIEEVVFTLGLSILLVVFIIYLFLGNVRATIIPVLAIPVSIIGTFAGFYAAGFSINLLTLFGLTLAIGLVVDDAIVVIENVERILRDNKNMSVKEATIKAMNEITGPVIAIVLVLSAVFIPASFMGGFSGKLYQQFAITIVMSVSISGIVALTLTPSLCALFLKHEEPTPFWPIRKFHEMFDRATVSFTNGVKRVIKLAVINLLLFVAMIGVAYTLMLRLPSGLVPGEDQGVIMVIQNMMPGASLQRTQAVTDEVNDQLLADKQVTKAAGLSGLDITTFAYKTDAGISFVHLTDWSERRSPELAASAIAGKYMGQFSQNKEAFLFAVTPPPIRGMSTTGGFEMYVQDRTGGELSKLNGYIQEILQKANQRPELMGVRTTLNTNVPQYMVKVDEAKAKALGVTVADVFMTLQATFGHTYVNDFNLFGRTYHVNLQADTTYREGLNSYDNVFVKSSSGSLIPISTIVDIKRIVGPSVIQRFNMFDAASISGMAKPGYSSGDALKAIEEVARSVLPEGYTISWAGTSYQEKKLEKSGNLAFVYAILFVFLILAALYESWSIPFAVILAVPFAFFGAVLGLWLRGMEADIYYQVGLITLVGLSAKNAILMVEFAMQKLKEGYPLLEATIEGAKIRFRPIVMTSFAFIMGSLPLALSIGAGANSRHIIGTTVVGGMIALTMIGIFFVPLFYYLIMRFKMRFFDKGEVDAH